CCGTCGTAATCTGGCAATCATGAAACAGTGCACGCACGCCGACGCGCTGCCCGACCCCGAACCCGTCCCGCTCGGCGAGACCTGTCCCGAGTGTCTGCGGGACGGCACCCACCCCGTACAGCTGCGGCTGTGCATGACATGCGGCCACGTCGGCTGCTGCGACTCCTCGCCGAGCCGGCACGCCACGGCGCACCACAAGGAGTCCGGCCACCCGGTGATGCGGACGTTCGAGCCGGGCGAGAACTGGCGCTGGTGCTTCGTCGACCACGTCCTCGTCTGACCCCCGCGACGGGCCCGTCCGCGACGGGTTCGCCGCGGGGCGAACTTCCGGGACGGTGCGTGCGTTGAACTCATGAGACGTTCCCGCCGCCGGGCGGGTACGGTTCGACCGTCCGACGCCTGGGTACGTCAACCCGGCGCGCCTTCTTCCCCTTTGGCTCCGCACACCCCTAGACACGGAGCGTGTTCACAGCTTTACTGTGAGTGACGCCAGGGGGTTGGGGTCCCGGGGACAGGAAACGTGAGAGCGCGATAGCGTCACCGCTGCACCACACACGCGTTACCCCGGGGGGCGACCCTCGGCCCCGAAAAGCTTGTACCACCTTGGAGGTGAGGGTGTCCCAGATCGCAGGCGAGCCCGCGACCCAGGACTTCGTGGAAGTCCGGCTGCCGGCTGCGGGTGCCTACCTGTCGGTGCTGCGGACGGCCACGGCCGGCCTCGCGGCCCGTTTGGACTTCACCCTGGACGAGATCGAGGACCTGCGCATCGCGGTGGACGAGGCCTGCGCGATCCTGCTCCAGCAGGCCGTGCCCGGCTCGGTGCTCAGTTGCGTCTTCCGCCTCGTCGACGACTCGCTCGAAGTCACCGTCTCGGCGCCGACCACGGACGGCCACGCCCCCTCGCGGGACACCTTCGCCTGGACCGTCCTGTCCGCCCTCGCGGGCAAGGTGTCCTCCGCCGTCGACGAGGACAAGACCGTGTCGATCAGCCTCTACAAACAGCGCGGCGCGGGACCCGGGCCGGCGTGAGGAACGGGGACGGGCCGGTGCGGGACGAAGAGCGCGGCACACAGGAGCTGCCGGCCGGGAGCGCCGACGTGCCAGTCTCTCCGGACGGTTCCCGACACCTGGCGGACAACATCGACGGCATTCCCGAGCAGGCCCGGCCGCATCCGGAGGACGACTCGTCCTCCGTGCAGGCGAGCATGCCGGGCGGTGCCGGGCAGGGCTCGCCCCGGGAGGGGCGGATCGGGGGCTCGCCCCCGGGCCGAGCGCAGGCGAGGGCTCGACAGAGGGCGACGGGCGGGACAATGAGCGAGCACGAGCGAGACGGCGAGCAGAGCGTGCCGGGCACACAGCACACACCCTCGCCCACGTCGGCGACGGACCGCAGCGGGGCGCGGGCGATGTTCGTCGAGCTGCGGCAGCTGGACGACGGCAGCGCCGAGTACGCGGAGATGCGCAACCGGCTGGTCCGCATGCATCTGCCGCTGGTCGAGCACCTCGCGCGTCGCTTCCGCAACCGCGGCGAGCCGCTGGACGACCTCACCCAGGTCGCCACCATCGGCCTGATCAAGTCGGTCGACCGTTTCGACCCGGAGCGCGGAGTGGAGTTCTCCACGTACGCGACCCCGACGGTCGTCGGCGAGATCAAGCGGCACTTCCGCGACAAGGGCTGGGCGGTCCGGGTACCGCGCAGACTCCAGGAGCTGCGCCTCGCGCTGACCACCGCGACGGCCGAGCTTTCACAGCAGCACGGCCGCTCCCCCACGGTGCACGAGCTCGCCGAGAAGCTGGCGATCTCGGAGGAGGAGGTCCTGGAGGGCCTGGAGTCCGCGAACGCGTACTCCACCCTGTCGCTGGACGTCCCCGACACCGACGACGAGTCCCCCGCGGTCGCGGACACCCTCGGCGCGGAGGACGAGGCGCTGGAGGGCGTCGAGTACCGGGAGTCGCTCAAGCCGCTCCTGGAGGACCTGCCGCCCCGGGAGAAGCGGATCCTGCTGCTGCGGTTCTTCGGCAACATGACGCAGTCGCAGATCGCGCAGGAGGTCGGCATCTCGCAGATGCACGTCTCCCGGCTCCTTGCGCGCACCCTGGCCCAGCTGCGGGAGAAGCTGCTCGTCGAGGAGTAGCGGCCGCCCCGCGTCCGCTCTACTCCGGTGTGCGGCCGGGCCCCCGGATCCCGAGGGCCCGGGTCGTCTCCCCGTTGACCAGCAGCACGAGCGAGGCGATCGCGACGGCGGCCAGCGCGATGCCCGCCGGGATGGCCATGCTGTCGGCCTGCAGCAGGTTGTAGGCCACCGGCAGCGCCATGATCTGTGTGATGACGGCGGGTCCCCGGCTCCAGCCGCGCAGACCCCACAGGCCGCGCGCGGCGAGCAGCGGCAGCAGCGCGAGCACCATCAGCGTGACCCCGCCGGTGACGGCCTGCTGACGGTCGTCCGGGTCTGCGGAGATCCCGAGGACGAGCATCCAGAGCCCGCCGACCACCAGCGCCAGCCCTTCGAGGGCGGCGAGCGCGGCGGCGTACGTCAGCCGGCGCGGGCGGGGTTCTGCGGTCTCCGGGGCTGCGGGGGTCTGCTCACTGCTCACCCCTGAAGGGTAGCCCGCACGCTCGCCGCGCCCCGGTCCGCCCGTGTCGAGGCTCACCTCGCGATCTCTTACCCGATCCCCACCTCGGCCTGTGCCCGGTACCACCCAGTAGGTACCCTGCAACTCATGCGTGCACTTCTCGTGGTCAATCCGGCGGCAACCACCACCAGTGCACGGACGCGCGACGTCCTCATCCACGCGCTCGCCAGCGAGATGAAGCTCGAGGCGATCACCACCGAATACCGTGGACACGCACGTGACCTGGGCCGGCAGGCCGCCGAGAGCGGCAACGTCGACCTGGTGGTGGCCCTCGGCGGGGACGGCACGGTCAACGAGGTCGTGAACGGACTGCTCCACGACGGCCCGGATCCGGAGAACCTGCCCCGTCTCGCGGTGGTCCCCGGCGGCTCCACCAACGTCTTCGCCCGGGCCCTGGACCTGCCCAACCATCCCGTGGAGGCCACCGGCGCCCTGCTGGACGCGCTGCGTGAGGGCCGTGAACGCACGGTCGGTCTGGGTCTGGCGGCCGGCACGCCCGGCACCGAGGACGAGGCGGTGCCCTCGCGCTGGTTCACCTTCAACGCCGGGCTCGGCTTCGACGCCGGAGTGGTGGGGCGTGTGGAGCAGCAGCGTGAACGCGGCAGGAAATCCACGCACGCTCTTTACATCCGCCAGGCCGTCCGTCAGTTGTTGGGCGAATCACAGCGCCGGCACGGCTCGATCACCCTGGAGCGGCCGGGCGCCGAACCGGTGACGGGTTTGGTGCTTTCCATAGTCTGCAACACGGCCCCGTGGACCTATCTGGGCAATCGCCCGGTGTACGCGTCACCTAAGGCCTCGTTCGATACCGGGCTCGACGTACTCGGTCTCAGCCGTCTGTCCACCGCCTCGCTTGCCCGATATGGCACTCAGTTGCTCACTTCGTCCCCCGAGCGGGGACCCCAGGGAAAGCATGCGGTCTCACTGCACGACCTGGACCAGTTCACCTTGCATTCGAAGGTCCCGTTGCCCCTCCAGATGGACGGTGACCACCTGGGGCTGCGAACCAGCGTGACGTTCACAGGCGTACGCCGTGCACTGCGTGTGATTGTGTGAGCAGAAAGGGCTGAAGTCCTTTCACTCGAACGTTTAGGCCAGGGTCCACCCCATGGAAGTACGGCTGTGACCTAGTCGACACCGAGGAATCAAAAAAAACTTTCCGGTAGGGGTTGTATCCGTCGCTGAGGTTTGCGAGTCTCTACGTGGCGATCGGGACAGCCCGCAACACCGGCATCCACTGATCACCGGAACCCCTCTTCACACACAGGACCAACGCCAGTGCATCTGGCTGGTGGCCCTTCACTTGTTGAGGGATTCGTGAAAGCGTTCACATTCACAAGCAACCTGCATGTAATACCAAGGAGAGGTAGCAGCCATGGACTGGCGTCACAACGCCGTTTGCCGCGAGGAAGACCCCGAGCTCTTCTTCCCCATCGGCAACACCGGTCCTGCGCTGCTGCAGATCGAGGAAGCCAAGGCCGTCTGTCGTCGCTGCCCGGTTATGGAGCAGTGTCTGCAGTGGGCGCTCGAGTCCGGCCAGGACTCCGGCGTCTGGGGTGGCCTCAGCGAGGACGAGCGCCGTGCAATGAAGCGTCGCGCCGCCCGCAACCGGGCCCGCCAGGCAACCGCCTGACGACACCCGCCCCGCAAGCCTGAGCTTGGCGGCGCGTACAGCGAGTACGCATCTCCCGCCCCCGAGCCGCAGCGCGCAGTACCCCCGATGCGCAGCACACGCTGGCAACGAGCATTCGAGCCCCGGACCCCTGAACGGTCCGGGGCTTCGTGCTGTGCGCGGTCCGCCGAGCGGCTGCGCCCGGCACGCCGCCCGCACGGCTCACTTGTGGGCGCGCACCGGGATGTCGAGGATCACCTGGGTCCCGCGGTCCGGAGCGGGGACCATGTCGAAGGTCCCGCCCAACTCCCCCTCCACCAGCGTCCGCACGATCTGCAGGCCCAGGTTGCCCGAGGTGTGCGGGTCGAAACCGGCGGGCAGGCCGACGCCGTCGTCCTGGACGGTGACGAGGAGCCGGGCTTCCTTGGCGGTGCCGCCGCGGACGGCCGAGACCTCGACCGTGCCGGTGTCGCCCTCGCGGAAACCGTGCTCCAGGGCGTTCTGCAGGATCTCGGTGAGGACCATGGAGAGCGGGGTGGCGACCTCGGCGTCCAGAATGCCGAAGCGTCCGCTGCGCCGGCCGGCGACCTTGCCCGGGGAGATCTCGGCGACCATCGCCAGCACACGGTCGGCGATCTCGTCGAACTCCACCCGCTCGTCCAGGTTCTGGGACAGCGTCTCATGGACGATGGCGATCGAGCCGACCCTGCGGACCGCCTCCTCCAGGGCCTCCCGGCCGCGCTCCGACTCGATGCGCCGGGCCTGCAGGCGCAACAGGGCCGCCACCGTCTGGAGGTTGTTCTTCACCCGGTGGTGGATCTCCCGGATGGTCGCGTCCTTCGTGATCAACTCGCGCTCGCGGCGGCGCAGTTCGGTCACGTCACGCAGCAGCACCAGCGCGCCGATGCGGGTGCCCTTGGGCTTCAGCGGGATGGCCCGGAACTGGATGACCCCGTCGTTGGCCTCGATCTCGAACTCGCGGGGCGCCCAGCCGCTGGCGACCTTGGCGAGCGCCTCGTCCACCGGGCCCCGGGTCGGGGCGAGTTCGGCGGTGGTCAGGCCGAGGTGCTGGCCGACCAGGTCGGAGGCGAGCCCCATCCGGTGGTACGCGGAGAGCGCGTTCGGGGAGGCGTACTGGACGAGGCCGTCGCCGTCGACCCGGATCAGGCCGTCGCCGACGCGCGGGGCCGCGTCCATGTCCATCTGCTGGTCGGGGAACGGGAAGGAGCCGGCCGCGATCATCTGCGCGAGGTCGGATGCGCTCTGCAGGTAGGTCAGCTCCAGCCGGCTCGGGGTGCGCACGGTGAGCAGGTTGGTGTTGCGGGCGATGACGCCGAGAACGCGGCCCTCCCGCCGCACGGGGATCGACTCGACCCGTACGGGGACCTCTTCGCGCCACTCCGGGTCGCCCTCACGCACGATCCGGCCCTCGTCCAGGGCGGCGTCCAGCAGCGGGCGGCGGCCGCGCGGGACGAGGTGGCCGACCATGTCGTCCTGGTAGGAGGTGGGGCCGGTGTTGGGACGCATCTGGGCGACGGAGACGTAACGCGCGCCGTCACGGGTGGGCACCCACAGGACCAGGTCGGCGAAGGAGAGGTCGGAGAGCAGCTGCCACTCCGAGACCAGCAGATGGAGCCACTCGAGGTCGGAGTCGTCGAGTGCGGTGTGCTGGCGTACGAGTTCGTTCATGGAGGGCACGTCCGTGAGCGTACCCGGGCAGCCGGAGTGTCCGGAAAAACACCCGCGGGCCGCGGCGCCTGGGAGGGACCCTCAACCCTCCCGGCACCGCAGCCCGGAGCAATATCGGCCACGGGGTGTGCGGTCCCGTCGGCCGAAGGTGAGGACCGGGGCAGTCAGGGCAGAGAGCTCCGGGTCCTCGGTCCGCCTTCCTGTGCGGGGAAGGCGGAGGTTCTGTGTCGCACTCCCTGCCATTGTGGACTAGACCACTAAGGGTGTCCATGCGTGGGAGCTTGTTCGTTGTTGTGGGTATTCGGATGCCCTGACATCCATCACGCAGCCTAGCCTGTGCGGGTTCCCGTGCGGGGCGGATGCGCGGGGCAATTTCCCCGACGGGCCGC
The window above is part of the Streptomyces sp. NBC_00425 genome. Proteins encoded here:
- a CDS encoding UBP-type zinc finger domain-containing protein, translated to MKQCTHADALPDPEPVPLGETCPECLRDGTHPVQLRLCMTCGHVGCCDSSPSRHATAHHKESGHPVMRTFEPGENWRWCFVDHVLV
- a CDS encoding anti-sigma regulatory factor, giving the protein MSQIAGEPATQDFVEVRLPAAGAYLSVLRTATAGLAARLDFTLDEIEDLRIAVDEACAILLQQAVPGSVLSCVFRLVDDSLEVTVSAPTTDGHAPSRDTFAWTVLSALAGKVSSAVDEDKTVSISLYKQRGAGPGPA
- a CDS encoding SigB/SigF/SigG family RNA polymerase sigma factor, encoding MRNGDGPVRDEERGTQELPAGSADVPVSPDGSRHLADNIDGIPEQARPHPEDDSSSVQASMPGGAGQGSPREGRIGGSPPGRAQARARQRATGGTMSEHERDGEQSVPGTQHTPSPTSATDRSGARAMFVELRQLDDGSAEYAEMRNRLVRMHLPLVEHLARRFRNRGEPLDDLTQVATIGLIKSVDRFDPERGVEFSTYATPTVVGEIKRHFRDKGWAVRVPRRLQELRLALTTATAELSQQHGRSPTVHELAEKLAISEEEVLEGLESANAYSTLSLDVPDTDDESPAVADTLGAEDEALEGVEYRESLKPLLEDLPPREKRILLLRFFGNMTQSQIAQEVGISQMHVSRLLARTLAQLREKLLVEE
- a CDS encoding diacylglycerol/lipid kinase family protein yields the protein MRALLVVNPAATTTSARTRDVLIHALASEMKLEAITTEYRGHARDLGRQAAESGNVDLVVALGGDGTVNEVVNGLLHDGPDPENLPRLAVVPGGSTNVFARALDLPNHPVEATGALLDALREGRERTVGLGLAAGTPGTEDEAVPSRWFTFNAGLGFDAGVVGRVEQQRERGRKSTHALYIRQAVRQLLGESQRRHGSITLERPGAEPVTGLVLSIVCNTAPWTYLGNRPVYASPKASFDTGLDVLGLSRLSTASLARYGTQLLTSSPERGPQGKHAVSLHDLDQFTLHSKVPLPLQMDGDHLGLRTSVTFTGVRRALRVIV
- a CDS encoding WhiB family transcriptional regulator — its product is MDWRHNAVCREEDPELFFPIGNTGPALLQIEEAKAVCRRCPVMEQCLQWALESGQDSGVWGGLSEDERRAMKRRAARNRARQATA
- a CDS encoding sensor histidine kinase is translated as MPSMNELVRQHTALDDSDLEWLHLLVSEWQLLSDLSFADLVLWVPTRDGARYVSVAQMRPNTGPTSYQDDMVGHLVPRGRRPLLDAALDEGRIVREGDPEWREEVPVRVESIPVRREGRVLGVIARNTNLLTVRTPSRLELTYLQSASDLAQMIAAGSFPFPDQQMDMDAAPRVGDGLIRVDGDGLVQYASPNALSAYHRMGLASDLVGQHLGLTTAELAPTRGPVDEALAKVASGWAPREFEIEANDGVIQFRAIPLKPKGTRIGALVLLRDVTELRRRERELITKDATIREIHHRVKNNLQTVAALLRLQARRIESERGREALEEAVRRVGSIAIVHETLSQNLDERVEFDEIADRVLAMVAEISPGKVAGRRSGRFGILDAEVATPLSMVLTEILQNALEHGFREGDTGTVEVSAVRGGTAKEARLLVTVQDDGVGLPAGFDPHTSGNLGLQIVRTLVEGELGGTFDMVPAPDRGTQVILDIPVRAHK